CGAATTCCAAAAGAAAATCATATATTTGATAATCAGGCTGAAACCATCGTAATTACTGAGGCCGACATTGATTTTACCCAAAATCCTGCGGCACAACTGGCGGACTTTCTTTACAAACGCCACATCCAGTCGGTGATCATAGAAGGCGGTACAAAAACGCTGCAGACATTCATAGATGCCGGGTACTGGGACGAAGCGAGGATCTTTAAAGGACAAATGTCATTCGGTGATGGGGTCCGGGCGCCTCAGGTTTTCGGTACAGTTTATGAAAGGCACGCCATTTCAGGCGACGAACTTTTAATGCTTATGAACAATGATCAATACAATTATTTTTGATTTTGGTGATGTCCTCATCAACCTTGACAAGGAAAAATCGCTGGCCGAATTTAAAAAATTGGGCTTAGACGGTCCCAACACGGCATTACTGAGGCTTAATGACGATTTTGAGCGCGGCAGGATTACCGAAGAGGCGTTCCTTCAAGGTTTCAAACAGCAGCTGCCCACTGCGACGATTGCGCAAATCAAAGCAGCGTGGAACAGCCTGATTGGGGATTTCCCCTTATATCGGCTGGAGTTCCTGCAACTGCTCGCAACCAAATACCGACTTTTCCTGCTGACGAACACCGACATCATCCATATGGAAAACTTCGAAAGCCAGGTTGGGATGTCATTTGCAAGTGATTTCTACCGTTGTTTTGAAAAAGTTTACTATTCCCACGAGATGGGCATGCGCAAGCCTGAAACGGCGGTCTTCAACTTCATTCTGAAAAAGCACGACCTTTCTCCGAAACGTACGCTGTTTGTTGACGACAAAAAAGAAAATACCGATGCCGCGGCCGCATTGGGCATTAATGTGTGGCACCTGCAGCCCGACGAGGATGTGGTGAATCTTTTCGATAAAAAATTCATGGCCATCAACGCATGAACCCAGAGACACAGGACACTTTCAATACCATTTTACAACCATCAGAAGAAGTGCTTTTCAAGGAGAAAGGCAGTAAATTCTTCGGCTATGCGTTTCCCATAACCTCTGAAACAGAAGTACGTCCCATCCTTGAGCAGCTCCGTAGCCGACATTATGCCGCACGGCATTGGTGCTATGCTTACCAATTGGGCGCAGAAAAAGTCACCTTTCGCGCGAATGACGACGGCGAGCCCAACAACAGCGCCGGAATGCCGATTTACGGACAGATACAGTCCTTTAAGGTAACCGATATCCTTGTTGTTGTCGTGCGTTATTTCGGTGGCATCAAACTCGGCGTAGGCGGGTTGATTTCAGCTTATAAAACCACGGCACAAATGGCCCTGGAGCAGTCTGACATCACCGAGAAGGTCATCCGGATTCATTTTGAGCTGCGTTTCGGCTACAAAAACCTCAACAAAGTGATGCGGATGATTCGTGAAAACCAGCTCGAAATCATCTCCCAAAAAATGGAAAACGACTGCGAAATGGAAATTTCATGCCGGAAAAAAACCGCAGAA
The nucleotide sequence above comes from Flavobacterium magnum. Encoded proteins:
- a CDS encoding HAD family hydrolase — its product is MINTIIFDFGDVLINLDKEKSLAEFKKLGLDGPNTALLRLNDDFERGRITEEAFLQGFKQQLPTATIAQIKAAWNSLIGDFPLYRLEFLQLLATKYRLFLLTNTDIIHMENFESQVGMSFASDFYRCFEKVYYSHEMGMRKPETAVFNFILKKHDLSPKRTLFVDDKKENTDAAAALGINVWHLQPDEDVVNLFDKKFMAINA
- a CDS encoding IMPACT family protein; this encodes MNPETQDTFNTILQPSEEVLFKEKGSKFFGYAFPITSETEVRPILEQLRSRHYAARHWCYAYQLGAEKVTFRANDDGEPNNSAGMPIYGQIQSFKVTDILVVVVRYFGGIKLGVGGLISAYKTTAQMALEQSDITEKVIRIHFELRFGYKNLNKVMRMIRENQLEIISQKMENDCEMEISCRKKTAENVFEQFQSAFEIDIQKKP